A segment of the Cohnella algarum genome:
CCGATTTGGCGGCGGCGGTCGCGATGTCGGCTCCGTAGTCGAGGTACACCGTCCCTTGTTCGTCCGTCAGGAAGGCGAGGCTTTGCCCGGAAAACATGCTGCGAATATCCGGCTCGCCGGTCCCGAGCTTGGCAAAATCCAGCACGTAAAACCCGGGATACAGCTGTTCGCCCAGCGGGACCTCTCCGCCGCGCTTGCTGACGTATTCGTCTACTTTTTTCTGTACGTCCGACGCGCTCTGGTAAACGGTCAAATCGAGCAGCTTGACGGTCGGATCGGTTTCTTCGTCGATAAGGAGAAACTGGTCCTTGCCGCCGTTTTCGAAGGCGACCCGAGGAATGCTTCCCAAATAGTCCATTCGCTGCAGCTTGGCCAAATCCACTTTGTATTTCTCGTAGATCGGCACCGTCTCGTCCGCCGTCACGATCGGCAGCAGGCCGGTCGAAGCCTGATACCGGTCCACCGCGTCCTGCACCGCATTCACCGCTTCGCGGGCCGAAGCGCTGCCGCCAGGCGTGTGGTCGTCCGGATACAAACATCCCCCGAGCGACAGCAGAACAAGGGCTGCCAATCCGCAGGCTGCCGCGCGCCGCAAGAGCCCGATCCGTTTCCCAAACGAAATCCTCATCGTCTTCCCCCTACGTTTCACCACAAATCTTCCTCCGCCTGTTCGGCCAATTTTTTGCGTACGGCCGCCTTGAGCGGATCCTCGGGCACCTGCACGACGGCATCCCGGAGCAGTCTGGCCTGGCAGGCCAAACGCGTTCCCTGCTCTGCAAGCGGTCCCAATTTCCGCAGCTCCGCCGCCGTCGGCTCGCTCAAACCGGACCGGTTCGCTTCGTCGACGGAAACCTTGCACATCAAACAGCCGGCCACGCCGCCGCAGCGGGTCCGAACGTTCGCCCGCGCCTTGCGCGCCGCTTCCAGGACCGTCGTGCCGGCACGGACTTTGACCGATTGGCCGTCGGGCAGAAACACGGCGTTAACGAATTCGCGGCGCGTCATCGGCGCGATCCCCCTTCTCGCCGATTCCGGCCAATCGCCGCGCTTCCTCGGCGACGTCGGAGGCCAACCGGTTGCGTTCGAGCAAACGGCGAAGCCCCGCGAGATGCGCCTCCGGATTCGCGCGGATAAGCCCCGCGACCGTCTCCACCCGATCGTAGCGCTCCCGCAGCAAATTAAAGAGCAGCTCGTGCCCGAGCGGAGCGAGCGCCAGTTCTCCCGCCGCAAGCCGCACCCGATCGCTCATCGGATACAAAATGGCGGCGACTTCCGTATTGTAAACCGAGTTTCTCGAGCCGACGCGAAACGCTCCGACCAGCTCCACCGTCGTTCCCATCAGATCGTAATGGGACAGGACGGAACGGTAGCGGCCCGTCCGATCCTCGGTCGGACGGTCGAGCGCCGCCTCGCTCAGACGGCGATGCAAAACGGGAATATCCTGCGCGTCCGCGTAAATATCCAAATCTCTCGGCGGACGTCCCAATTCCGCCCCGCGCATCGCAAGCGCCGCGCTGCCGCCCACAATCCAGCGTACGCCGCAGTCTCTCGTCAATTCGGCCAACCGTTCCGCGGCGAATTCCAGATTCGGCGTTAGCAAGGCATTCCCTTCTTTCCGGATGCGAAATTCAAAAATAAGTCCGATTCACCGCCGCGATCGTGCCGGCGCGTTCGATGACGGCCTGGCACCCGAGGCGGTAGCCTTCCTCCAGCTCTTCCGGATCCAAACGGTTCCATTCCGCGTCGTTCGGCTCGGCAAGCAACTCCCGGCCTTCCTTGACGAGACAGCGGCAGCGCGCGCACGTTCCTCGCGAACAATTGAATTGCCAATCGACGCCGAGCTTGACGGCGGCTTCGAGCAGCGTCGAGCCGACCGGCGGCTCGGCCGTTCGGGTGAGGGTTCGTCCGGTTAACGTCAGCATGCATGACCCTCCAATTCTCAAAAAACATTTTAAATGATGGAAAAGAGTCCGAAAATCATCCCCAGCATCAACACCGCGAAGGAAACAAGAGACAGGACGAAACGGATAATGCCCTTCGTTTTGGCGCGGGCGAACATAATGAGAATGGCCGAGACGATCATCAGGCCGATTCCGACAAACGATACCCACATTTTCGTCATTGGATCCATGTGCGCCGTTCCTTTCCGATTAACCCTACAAAACGGTAAATATTATAACATTTTAACGAGGAAAAATAAAACCGGGCCTTAGCACGAAAAAAGCCAACCGGATCGGAAACCCGACCGGCTGGCCCGTTCATTCGCGGACGATCGTCACTTGAACACTTTCACGCGCTGCTCGAGCGGCTGGAATTCTTTTTCCCCGGGGGCTGCCAGCGGCTTCCCGAACGGCATTTGCGCAATGAGCTTCCAGCTGTCCGGAAGGTTCCACGTCCGTTTCACTTCGTCGTCGATAATCGGGTTGTAGTGCTGCAAAGACGCCCCGAGCCCTTCGGCTTCCAGGCTTGTCCAAACGACAAACTGGTGCATCGCGGAAGCGTGCTCGGACCAAACCGGAAAATTGTCCTTGTACAGGGCAAATTGCTGCTGAAGCTGCCTGACGACCTCCTGGTCCTCGAAAAACAGCACCGTTCCGTGTCCGTTGCGAAAAGAGTCCATCTTTTCCTTCGTCGACTGGAATTTGCTCTCGTCGCCGACGATGCCCCGCAAGACGTTCTCCGTCATGTCCCACAATTTGTCATGCTGCGCCCCGAGCAGCAGCACGATCCGGGTGCTCTGGGAGTTGAATGCCGAAGGCGTATGCTTGACCGCTTCTTCGATCAGCTGATGGATCCGCTCGTCGGAAACGGGCGATTCCTTGCCGATCGCGTAATAGGAGCGCCTCGCCTTGACGGCCGTCAAAAAATCGGCTGCCGTTGCCGTATGGGACATAAGATCCGCTACCTCCTGTCGGTTGAATGACCGTCATCGGCCCGCGATCCGTTCCCGGGCCGATCGATTTCATTTTTCCCGCCGATGCGGGCGCTATTCGGAAAAAAAAGAACCTCGTTCTTCCAAGGAAGAGGAGGTTCCCGCAGCGGCCGGGCGACTACTTTTTCATCATCATTTTCATGAGGCTTTCCAGATTATCCAATTTCATTCCGCTTTTTTTGACGGCGGAAATAATTTCGCGGGTCGTTTCTTCCGAAACCGGCACGCCGGCCATCGCCGAAACCTGCTTGACGAGCTGCCGGATCTGCGCCTCGCTTTGCAGCGTATTCGGCGTTACGTGGCTTGCGATTTTTTTGATCGACGATTCGGAAATCGCTTTGCCGGTTTTTTTGTTGACAGTATTCAAAATATCTTTGGAAATTTTCTTGTCCATCGTTTCCCTCCTCCGGATCTTCTGCAATGTATCCTATGAGGAGAGGAGGAAAACGGTGAGGGCTTGGGGCGCCAGCCTTCTATGCATCCGCTAATTGCGTTGTTCGTCCCCTTCGGATGCCGACAGGGCGCCCGGCTCGATTTCGTGCGTGCGGACCCGGCCCATCAAGGCGCCGACAGCCTCTTCGGGCGCCTTCCCCTCGAACAGCACCTTGTACAGTTCGCGCGTAATCGGCATCTCCACGCCGTAACGCTGCGCCAGCCGGAATGCCGCCTTCGTCGTTCGCACGCCTTCGACGACCATTCCCATGCGCTCCAGCACCTCTTCCAGCCGAAGGCCTTGCGCGAGCATCGAACCGGCCCGCCAATTGCGGCTGTGCTTGCTCGTGCAGGTGACGATCAAATCGCCGACGCCGGCCAGGCCGGCAAACGTGAGCGCCTTTGCGCCCATCGCCTCGCCGAGCCGGCCGATTTCGGCGAGTCCGCGGGTAATGAGCGCCGCCTTGGCGTTGTCGCCGAAGCCGAGTCCGTCGGAAAGCCCCGCCCCGAGCGCGATGATGTTTTTGATGGCGCCGGCCGTCTCCACGCCGACGATATCCGGATTCGTATAGACGCGGAAATAGTTGTCGTTCATGAACAAATCCTGGGCTTGCTCCGCGCGCTCCTTCGAGCGGGAGGCGACGACCACCGTCGTCGGATGGCGCTCGATCACTTCCTCCGCGTGGCTCGGTCCCGACAGCACGACGATTTGTTCCTCCGGACGGCCAAGCTCTT
Coding sequences within it:
- a CDS encoding 2Fe-2S iron-sulfur cluster-binding protein is translated as MTRREFVNAVFLPDGQSVKVRAGTTVLEAARKARANVRTRCGGVAGCLMCKVSVDEANRSGLSEPTAAELRKLGPLAEQGTRLACQARLLRDAVVQVPEDPLKAAVRKKLAEQAEEDLW
- a CDS encoding nucleotidyltransferase domain-containing protein, with the translated sequence MLTPNLEFAAERLAELTRDCGVRWIVGGSAALAMRGAELGRPPRDLDIYADAQDIPVLHRRLSEAALDRPTEDRTGRYRSVLSHYDLMGTTVELVGAFRVGSRNSVYNTEVAAILYPMSDRVRLAAGELALAPLGHELLFNLLRERYDRVETVAGLIRANPEAHLAGLRRLLERNRLASDVAEEARRLAGIGEKGDRADDAPRIR
- a CDS encoding 2Fe-2S iron-sulfur cluster-binding protein; protein product: MLTLTGRTLTRTAEPPVGSTLLEAAVKLGVDWQFNCSRGTCARCRCLVKEGRELLAEPNDAEWNRLDPEELEEGYRLGCQAVIERAGTIAAVNRTYF
- a CDS encoding DUF2768 family protein, translated to MDPMTKMWVSFVGIGLMIVSAILIMFARAKTKGIIRFVLSLVSFAVLMLGMIFGLFSII
- a CDS encoding nitroreductase family protein; protein product: MSHTATAADFLTAVKARRSYYAIGKESPVSDERIHQLIEEAVKHTPSAFNSQSTRIVLLLGAQHDKLWDMTENVLRGIVGDESKFQSTKEKMDSFRNGHGTVLFFEDQEVVRQLQQQFALYKDNFPVWSEHASAMHQFVVWTSLEAEGLGASLQHYNPIIDDEVKRTWNLPDSWKLIAQMPFGKPLAAPGEKEFQPLEQRVKVFK
- a CDS encoding stage VI sporulation protein F, whose protein sequence is MDKKISKDILNTVNKKTGKAISESSIKKIASHVTPNTLQSEAQIRQLVKQVSAMAGVPVSEETTREIISAVKKSGMKLDNLESLMKMMMKK
- a CDS encoding NAD(P)H-dependent glycerol-3-phosphate dehydrogenase: MAPKSVAVLVAGSWGTALARVLADNGRSVTLWTRSEEQAAEIRESHRNRKYLPEAQLPESMTATSDMAIALKDAEAVLFVAPSAAMRQVAADAALHIRPDALVVHATKGFEGETLKRMSTVIAEELGRPEEQIVVLSGPSHAEEVIERHPTTVVVASRSKERAEQAQDLFMNDNYFRVYTNPDIVGVETAGAIKNIIALGAGLSDGLGFGDNAKAALITRGLAEIGRLGEAMGAKALTFAGLAGVGDLIVTCTSKHSRNWRAGSMLAQGLRLEEVLERMGMVVEGVRTTKAAFRLAQRYGVEMPITRELYKVLFEGKAPEEAVGALMGRVRTHEIEPGALSASEGDEQRN